A genomic window from Gossypium hirsutum isolate 1008001.06 chromosome D10, Gossypium_hirsutum_v2.1, whole genome shotgun sequence includes:
- the LOC107915664 gene encoding uncharacterized protein → MVDRANGEIESEEEKLEDEPEAGSDEEEEIEQVPEGELLIVKRSLSIQGVEDDQQRENIFHTRCQVQGKICSVIIDGGSCTNVASTFMVEKLGFPTTKHTSPYKLQWLNNGGEVKVTKQVLVSFSIGKYCDEDFKDVFPDDLPSGLPPLRGIEHQIDFVPGAFILNRLAYRTNPEETNELQRQINELMEKGYIRESLSPCAVPVLLVPKKDGTWFSSDGLEVDQEKLKAIQEWSRPTSIRQVRSFHGLASFYRRFVPNFSSLAAPLTSVIKKNSTFHWGDEQEKALTIIKDCLTKAPLLTLPDFSKTFEIECDASGVGIGAVLTQDWRPIAYFSEKLNGAVLNYPVYDKEMYALIRALEMWQHYLWPKEFVIHSDREALKHIKSQHKLNKRHSKWVEYLELFPYVIKHKKGKENIMADALSRRYTLLSHLDSKLLGFVFLKDLYATNNDFGEIYVACENCVSRKVLVGIY, encoded by the exons ATGGTGGATCGTGCGAACGGAGAAATCGAATCAGAGGAAGAAAAACTTGAAGATGAGCCCGAAGCGGGTTCTGACGAAGAGGAAGAAATTGAACAAGTCCCTGAAGGAGAACTTCTTATTGTCAAAAGGAGCCTTAGCATCCAAGGTGTGGAAGACGATCAACAACGAGAAAATATTTTCCACACACGATGCCAAGTTCAAGGGAAAATATGTAGCGTCatcattgatggtggtagctGCACGAATGTGGCGAGCACTTTTATGGTTGAGAAGTTAGGCTTTCCAACCACGAAGCACACGAGCCCTTACAAACTCCAATGGCTCAATAATGGCGGTGAAGTCAAGGTCACCAAGCAAGTTCTAGTTTCATTCTCCATTGGAAAATATTGCGACGAG gatttcaAAGATGTATTTCCGGATGATTTGCCAAGTGGTTTGCCACCCCTTCGTGGGATTGAGCACCAAATCGACTTCGTGCCTGGAGCCTTTATTCTGAATCGACTAGCATACCGAACCAATCCCGAAGAAACCAACGAGCTGCAAAGACAAATCAATGAACTCATGGAAAAGGGCTACATTCGAGAGAGCCTTAGTCCTTGCGCTGTGCCAGTATTGTTGGTACCCAAGAAGGATGGAACTTGGT TTAGCTCGGATGGACTCGAGGTGGACCAAGAAAAGCTGAAGGCAATCCAAGAGTGGTCGAGACCAACGAGTATCAGGCAAGTGAGAAGCTTCCATGGCTTGGCAAGCTTCTATCGACGCTTTGTGCCTAATTTTAGCTCTCTGGCTGCACCATTGACGAGCGTAATCAAGAAAAATTCCACCTTCCATTGGGGTGATGAGCAAGAGAAAGCTTTGACTATTATTAAGGATTGTCTTACTAAAGCCCCGTTATTAACTCTACCTGATTTTTCTAAgacatttgaaattgagtgtgatgcATCAGGTGTAGGAATAGGTGCCGTGTTGACTCAAGATTGGAGGCCGATCGCTTATTTTAGCGAAAAATTGAATGGAGCCGTGCTGAACTATCCCGtttatgacaaggagatgtaCGCCCTCATTCGAGCCCTTGAGATGTGGCAGCACTACTTGTGGCCAAAAGAATTCGTGATTCATTCTGATCGCGAGGCGCTTAAACACATTAAAAGCCAACACAAATTGAACAAAAGGCATTCTAAATGGGTCGAATACCTAGAGTTGTTTCCCTATGTCATTAAGCATAAAAAAGGTAAAGAAAACATAATGGCCGACGCATTATCAAGGAGGTATACGCTTCTATCACATTTAGATTCCAAATTACTTGGTTTTGTGTTTCTGAAAGATTTGTATGCCACTAATAATGATTTTGGTGAAATTTATGTTGCTTGTGAAAATTGTGTATCCCGCAAAGTTCTAGTAGGGATCTATTAG